A genomic segment from Candidatus Thermoplasmatota archaeon encodes:
- a CDS encoding 2-oxoacid:acceptor oxidoreductase family protein, giving the protein MKEIIFHGRGGQGAVLAAQALASAAVFEDKYAMAFPHFGAERRGAPVAAFARIAEGRILTKAHIYKPDYVIVLDPWLAGLVDVAKGMEGHEGTSGGVPMGSVKTDICQGLNKKGAAVLNTARPPDEVRLSLEVCVGTVDATTIALETLGHPATNSCMLGAFAKTTEEVSIGSIEKGIMDVFGERLGEGIAEKNVKAAKLGFERTEVGMCSGGREFPAQKKWLPDVDELPPGCAIRSQDTEYGRLGPGSTVQNETGSWRTFHPIVDDEKCTYCMLCWFHCPDGCIGRVPDKESVSVDYFYCKGCGICSEVCPVDAITMVREVEG; this is encoded by the coding sequence ATGAAGGAGATAATATTCCACGGCAGAGGCGGACAGGGAGCCGTACTGGCGGCGCAGGCACTCGCGAGCGCGGCCGTCTTCGAGGACAAGTACGCGATGGCCTTCCCGCACTTCGGAGCTGAGAGACGAGGAGCTCCCGTTGCTGCATTCGCCAGGATAGCAGAGGGACGCATACTCACGAAGGCGCACATCTACAAACCGGACTACGTGATCGTTCTGGACCCCTGGCTTGCCGGGCTGGTGGACGTTGCGAAAGGGATGGAGGGACACGAGGGAACGTCAGGAGGGGTCCCCATGGGAAGCGTGAAGACGGATATCTGCCAGGGCCTGAACAAGAAGGGAGCGGCAGTCCTGAACACCGCCCGCCCGCCCGACGAAGTGCGGCTGAGCCTTGAGGTCTGTGTGGGAACGGTGGATGCCACCACGATAGCCCTGGAGACGCTGGGGCATCCGGCGACCAACAGTTGCATGCTCGGCGCCTTTGCGAAGACCACGGAAGAGGTCAGCATCGGATCGATCGAGAAGGGAATAATGGACGTCTTCGGCGAGAGGCTCGGAGAAGGCATCGCCGAGAAGAACGTCAAGGCGGCAAAGCTGGGATTCGAGAGGACCGAGGTCGGAATGTGCAGCGGAGGGAGAGAATTCCCCGCTCAGAAGAAATGGTTGCCGGACGTCGATGAACTCCCACCAGGGTGTGCAATCAGATCGCAGGACACCGAATACGGAAGGCTCGGTCCCGGGTCGACCGTTCAGAACGAGACGGGCTCCTGGCGGACGTTCCACCCAATCGTCGACGACGAGAAATGCACCTACTGCATGCTGTGCTGGTTCCATTGTCCGGACGGCTGCATCGGAAGAGTCCCCGACAAGGAATCGGTCAGCGTCGACTACTTCTACTGCAAGGGTTGCGGCATATGCTCTGAGGTCTGTCCCGTGGATGCCATAACCATGGTCAGGGAGGTGGAGGGATGA
- a CDS encoding GTP-binding protein, whose amino-acid sequence MRSKKRRKILLEGVSSGNLVDVNKESRIIFEILVKGSPYRLQTISTVLEADGWLHDEDRIFLTVPKNAFSQPEMIRAVHDAVKRVQYLLKTSGIEYEMRIVSEDRPRPTGSVLKAKIGLVGDQKVGKTSLIRRYVLDQFSDKHIRTIGAKVSKKQVYLDFHEGKAVRVDMMIWDIIGERHLAELHMKEYYVGVQGILVVIDITRRKTLAGVEDWLSSVLEVTGDVPIHLLVNKCDLEDRFDMEGGEIAALSTKIRSPFIFTSARTGKNVEGAFADLAMKIAVKTGESSREALRATA is encoded by the coding sequence TTGCGGTCGAAGAAGAGAAGGAAGATACTGTTGGAGGGTGTTTCCAGCGGGAATCTCGTCGACGTCAATAAGGAAAGCAGGATAATCTTTGAGATTCTTGTGAAGGGGTCGCCCTATCGTCTGCAGACTATCTCGACCGTGCTCGAGGCGGATGGCTGGCTTCATGATGAGGATCGGATCTTCCTAACGGTCCCGAAGAATGCGTTCTCCCAGCCCGAGATGATAAGAGCGGTCCACGACGCCGTGAAGAGAGTGCAGTACCTCCTGAAGACAAGCGGGATAGAGTACGAGATGAGAATCGTGTCGGAGGACAGGCCCAGGCCGACAGGGAGCGTCCTCAAGGCCAAGATCGGCCTGGTCGGGGATCAGAAGGTCGGGAAGACCAGCCTCATCCGAAGATACGTTCTGGACCAGTTCAGTGACAAGCACATAAGGACGATAGGAGCGAAGGTCTCGAAGAAGCAGGTCTATCTCGACTTCCATGAAGGCAAGGCGGTCAGAGTGGACATGATGATCTGGGACATCATCGGGGAGAGGCACCTGGCCGAGCTGCACATGAAGGAGTACTATGTCGGTGTGCAGGGAATCCTCGTTGTCATTGACATAACTCGAAGGAAGACCCTCGCGGGCGTTGAGGACTGGCTTTCATCCGTTCTAGAGGTCACGGGGGACGTCCCCATACACCTGCTCGTCAACAAGTGCGACCTGGAGGACAGGTTCGACATGGAGGGGGGAGAGATCGCTGCTCTCTCCACGAAGATTCGTTCTCCTTTCATTTTCACAAGTGCCAGGACCGGGAAGAACGTGGAAGGCGCTTTCGCGGACCTTGCCATGAAAATCGCAGTCAAGACCGGGGAGTCTTCCAGGGAAGCCCTTAGGGCAACAGCGTGA
- a CDS encoding 4Fe-4S binding protein: MTVKKYESDALGFTIEIDRDKCIGAGECVDVCPTEVYELVDGKSTAPNIDECIECCACVEACPTQAIKHTSC, translated from the coding sequence CTGACGGTCAAGAAGTATGAGAGCGATGCCCTCGGATTCACAATAGAGATAGATCGCGACAAGTGCATAGGCGCGGGGGAGTGCGTCGACGTGTGCCCTACCGAGGTCTACGAGCTTGTGGACGGCAAGTCGACCGCTCCGAACATCGATGAATGCATCGAGTGCTGTGCATGCGTGGAGGCCTGTCCAACTCAGGCGATAAAACATACGTCGTGCTGA
- a CDS encoding acyl-CoA dehydrogenase yields the protein MDFDLSDEQKMLKKTVRDFAEKEIKPTRAEFDENEEYPIEILRRLGEMGIMGMAVPPEYGGSGADVISYAIAIEELSKIDPSVGVAVSVHNSLGCDPIVKFGTEEQKKKWLPGLASGKKIGCFCLTEPDAGSDAAAIKATARLEGDEYIVNAKKQFISNAAGADLSLVFVMTDREKGYKGISGFLVPTDAPGFSRGKKEKKMGIHASVTMEMNYEDCRIPKENLLGEEGGGFGIALWALDAGRIGVAAQAVGIAQGALNEAIAYSKERVQFGKPISSFQAIQWMVADMATEIDAARFLVYHAAYVKDKGGKFSKEAAMAKLKASDVAVNVSRDAVQIFGGYGYMREYPVERYYRDAKITEIYEGTSEIQRLVIARALLR from the coding sequence ATGGATTTTGACTTGAGTGATGAACAGAAAATGCTGAAGAAGACCGTCCGGGACTTCGCGGAAAAGGAGATCAAGCCGACTCGGGCGGAGTTTGATGAAAATGAAGAATACCCAATCGAGATCCTGAGAAGGCTGGGCGAGATGGGAATAATGGGCATGGCGGTCCCGCCCGAGTACGGCGGCTCGGGTGCGGACGTGATAAGCTATGCCATCGCCATCGAGGAGCTTTCCAAGATAGACCCATCCGTGGGTGTGGCGGTCTCGGTCCACAACTCGCTCGGATGTGATCCGATAGTCAAGTTCGGAACTGAAGAGCAGAAGAAGAAGTGGCTTCCAGGCCTCGCCAGCGGGAAGAAGATCGGATGCTTCTGCCTGACGGAACCAGATGCGGGCTCGGATGCGGCAGCCATAAAAGCCACAGCGAGGCTGGAGGGTGACGAATACATAGTCAACGCGAAGAAGCAATTCATCTCGAACGCGGCTGGTGCGGACCTTTCTTTGGTCTTCGTCATGACGGACAGGGAGAAGGGGTACAAGGGAATAAGCGGGTTCCTTGTTCCGACCGATGCGCCTGGGTTCTCGAGAGGAAAGAAGGAGAAGAAAATGGGAATCCACGCGTCCGTGACGATGGAGATGAACTACGAGGACTGCAGAATCCCGAAGGAGAACCTGCTCGGAGAAGAGGGTGGGGGGTTCGGGATAGCTCTGTGGGCCCTCGATGCGGGGCGAATCGGAGTCGCCGCTCAGGCGGTCGGAATAGCCCAGGGCGCTCTGAACGAGGCAATCGCCTACTCGAAGGAGAGAGTCCAGTTCGGCAAGCCCATATCTTCGTTCCAGGCTATCCAGTGGATGGTAGCGGACATGGCCACGGAAATCGATGCTGCGCGCTTCCTCGTCTACCACGCGGCGTACGTGAAAGACAAGGGAGGGAAGTTCTCCAAAGAGGCGGCAATGGCGAAGCTGAAGGCCTCGGACGTCGCCGTGAACGTCAGTCGAGATGCGGTACAGATTTTCGGCGGGTACGGATACATGCGCGAGTATCCCGTCGAGCGGTACTACAGGGACGCGAAGATCACGGAGATATACGAAGGGACAAGCGAAATCCAGAGGCTCGTGATCGCCAGGGCGCTGCTCAGGTAG